In a genomic window of Gossypium arboreum isolate Shixiya-1 chromosome 9, ASM2569848v2, whole genome shotgun sequence:
- the LOC108454819 gene encoding UPF0481 protein At3g47200-like has protein sequence MATSMSEPTDVLQHVAIEIPKGSYDSLVIPLKEKMETMTTASCIFKVDEKLREIDEKHYLPQTVSIGLFHHGRDNTKFMEEHKWRYLYSLLNRKSHLEATLDKCVKSLRELEHKARLCYKDLKQDEVPSDKFVEIMLADAGFLIELFLKYVIKGLKRRGDYVFNTSGLLYELRCDMLLLENQIPYFILQRLFEIVPIPNHCKLSLTELAFRFFRDMIPGDHRLHLAKFGQEGNHFLDLIRHCFLPTVPRIKAKQQEEVRGLPYKASKLKDAGIKLKKATTEDLLDIKFVKGVLELPPINVHQYTETLLRNLIAIEQSGPGTTNHISSYVFLMKTLLPENKDVKLVKRKQILTNYDVNDKKQVETLFHRLCEEMKVMENADDEFYYNGLCEQVKEYKKSSWKPRLKTMTPPFKPGYLQRPLPRIVIVLLVLFIVLVFVGALFSVISFFRHKL, from the coding sequence ATGGCTACATCAATGTCGGAACCTACAGATGTCCTACAACATGTCGCCATTGAAATCCCGAAAGGGTCTTATGATTCTCTTGTAATTCCCCTCAAAGAAAAAATGGAAACCATGACGACTGCGAGCTGCATTTTCAAAGTCGATGAGAAACTGCGAGAGATCGATGAAAAACATTATCTCCCTCAAACTGTCTCCATCGGTCTTTTCCATCACGGTCGGGACAATACGAAATTCATGGAAGAACATAAATGGCGGTATCTGTATTCGCTCCTGAATCGGAAATCTCACCTTGAAGCTACATTGGACAAGTGTGTAAAGTCTTTAAGAGAGTTGGAGCATAAGGCAAGGCTGTGCTACAAAGATCTCAAACAGGACGAGGTTCCGAGTGACAAATTTGTTGAGATCATGTTAGCTGATGCCGGTTTCTTAATTGAACTCTTCCTCAAGTACGTGATAAAGGGTCTGAAACGCCGTGGTGATTACGTGTTCAACACGTCCGGGTTGTTGTACGAGTTGAGGTGCGACATGTTACTGCTGGAAAATCAGATCCCTTATTTCATCCTTCAACGGCTGTTTGAAATCGTCCCGATTCCAAACCATTGCAAACTGTCCCTCACCGAACTCGCATTCCGGTTCTTCAGAGACATGATCCCAGGAGATCACAGACTTCATTTGGCGAAATTCGGACAAGAAGGTAATCATTTTCTCGACTTAATCCGCCATTGTTTCCTCCCAACGGTTCCGAGAATCAAAGCAAAACAACAAGAAGAAGTTAGAGGTTTGCCTTATAAGGCAAGTAAGCTCAAAGATGCTGGAATTAAACTCAAGAAGGCAACAACAGAGGACTTACTAGATATAAAATTCGTCAAAGGAGTACTTGAACTTCCACCTATCAATGTTCATCAATACACCGAAACCCTTCTCCGAAACCTCATCGCCATTGAACAATCCGGTCCCGGGACCACTAATCACATCTCATCCTACGTATTTCTGATGAAAACCCTTCTCCCCGAAAACAAAGATGTGAAACTAGTGAAAAGAAAGCAAATTCTTACAAACTATGATGTGAATGATAAGAAACAGGTCGAGACATTGTTTCATCGTCTTTGTGAAGAGATGAAAGTAATGGAGAATGCCGATGACGAGTTCTACTACAATGGGCTTTGCGAGCAAGTGAAAGAGTATAAAAAGAGCAGTTGGAAGCCTCGCTTGAAGACGATGACGCCACCGTTTAAACCTGGTTATCTTCAACGGCCCTTGCCTCGTATCGTGATCGTCCTTCTTGTTTTGTTCATCGTCCTTGTCTTTGTTGGTGCTTTGTTCTCTGTAATCTCGTTTTTTAGACACAAATTGTAG
- the LOC108456657 gene encoding ubiquitin-conjugating enzyme E2 32, which produces MAEDKYNLKNPAVKRILQEVKELQSNPSDDFMSLPLEENIFEWQFAIRGPRDSEFEGGIYHGRIQLPAEYPFKPPSFMLLTPNGRFETQTKICLSISNHHPEHWQPSWSVRTALVALIAFMPTSPNGALGSLDYTKEERRTLAVKSRESPPKYGNPERQKLIDEIHEYMLSKTSSVPQHSPSQSSEEHPTETKTEAEAEANQQDSVTVGAGYPGIPNPTLNERVVEEPPVAAAKAYPYPVATRLVREIPGEGPSNQPLRRPEMRVQRSVVDDRLFTWAAVGLTIAILVLLFKKFIKSSGHGAVFMDGS; this is translated from the exons ATGGCTGAAGACAAGTATAACCTCAAGAATCCGGCGGTGAAGAGGATCTTACAAGAGGTTAAGGAATTGCAATCCAATCCTTCCGATGATTTCATGAGCCTACCACTCGAG gagAATATATTTGAATGGCAATTCGCAATTAGGGGTCCAAGGGATTCTGAATTTGAAGGAGGGATTTATCATGGAAGGATTCAATTGCCTGCTGAGTATCCATTTAAGCCCCCTTCATTTATGTTGCTCACC CCAAATGGACGTTTCGAAACGCAGACTAAGATTTGCTTGAGTATATCGAATCACCACCCGGAGCATTGGCAACCATCTTGGAGTG TGCGGACTGCTCTAGTGGCATTGATTGCATTCATGCCCACCAGCCCAAACGGTGCCTTAGGTTCTCTAGATTATACTAAGGAAGAGCGGCGTACCCTTGCCGTCAAATCTCGTGAATCACCACCTAAATACGGGAATCCAGAACGTCAGAAACTTATCGATGAG atacatgaatatatgttaagCAAGACTTCCAGTGTTCCTCAACATAGTCCTTCACAATCCTCAGAAGAACACCCAACCGAAACCAAAACTGAAGCCGAGGCAGAGGCCAATCAGCAAGATTCTGTTACTGTGGGTGCCGGGTATCCCGGAATCCCTAATCCAACATTAAATGAAAGGGTTGTTGAAGAACCTCCTGTGGCTGCCGCCAAGGCTTATCCATATCCTGTTGCCACGAGGCTAGTGAGAGAGATCCCTGGTGAGGGACCAAGTAACCAACCACTACGAAGGCCGGAGATGAGGGTTCAACGATCCGTTGTTGATGACCGCTTATTTACGTGGGCTGCCGTCGGACTTACCATTGCTATTTTGGTTCTTTTGTTCAAGAAATTCATCAAATCTAGTGGACATGGTGCTGTTTTCATGGATGGTTCATAG
- the LOC108456658 gene encoding probable bifunctional TENA-E protein — MQAKITVTETWLRKHRHLYDGATRHPFIRSIRDGNIDISAFKTWLGQDYIFVRAFVPFVASVLTKAYKGSDDGNGDVEVILGGVAALHDEISWFKKEAFKWGVQLSSIVPQKANQEYCRFLESLIGPEVEYTVAAVAFWAIETIYQESFAHCLEDDSKTPPELKETCKRWGNESFGEYCNSLRNIVDGQLEKASDDVITKAEATLLRVLEHEVDFWNMSHGRT; from the exons ATGCAGGCGAAGATCACCGTGACGGAGACATGGCTGAGGAAGCACCGCCACTTGTACGACGGAGCCACCAGACATCCTTTTATCCGCAGCATTCGAGATGGGAACATCGATATCTCCGCCTTCAAAACATGGCTG GGGCAGGATTACATATTTGTTAGAGCTTTTGTGCCGTTTGTAGCAAGTGTTTTGACTAAAGCTTATAAAGGATCAGATGATGGTAATGGTGATGTAGAAGTGATATTAGGAGGTGTAGCTGCTTTACATGATGAGATTTCCTGGTTTAAGAAAGAAGCTTTTAAGTGGGGTGTTCAGCTCTCAAGTATTGTTCCTCAGAAAGCAAATCAAGAATACTGCCG ATTTCTTGAGAGCTTAATAGGCCCAGAAGTCGAATACACCGTCGCGGCTGTAGCTTTTTGGGCTATCGAAACCATCTATCAGGAGAGTTTCGCACACTGCTTAGAAGATGACAGTAAAACCCCTCCAGAACTCAAGGAAACCTGCAAAAGATGGGGCAATGAAAGCTTCGGAGAGTACTGTAATTCCCTCCGGAATATTGTCGATGGACAGCTAGAAAAAGCGTCCGATGATGTCATCACAAAAGCTGAAGCGACACTCCTGCGTGTTCTTGAACACGAAGTTGATTTCTGGAACATGAGCCATGGAAGAACCTGA